The proteins below are encoded in one region of Erinaceus europaeus chromosome 15, mEriEur2.1, whole genome shotgun sequence:
- the RUSF1 gene encoding RUS family member 1 isoform X1, producing the protein MADDVALGARLCWEQFGSGAARGCRAAADGSLQWEPEGQRWCGASRGSAGRPAGGRRGGGAGRPGVAQALLRGLLAVFLPRGFPESVSADYLRYQLWDSVQAFASSLSGSLATHAVLLGLGVGDAQASASAATATWLVKDSTGMLGRIVFAWWKGSKLDCNAKQWRLFADILNDVAMLLEILAPLYPACFTVIVCVSNLAKCLVSVAGGATRAALTMHQARRNNMADVSAKDGSQETLVNLAGLLVSLLMLPLVSENPSFSLGCFCLLTALHIYANYRAVRALVMETLNEGRLRMVLTHFLQRGEVLDPTSANQMEPLWTGFLPSLSLSLGVPLHRVVSSAFELQQLVRGHQEPYLLRWDPAQNQVQVVLGQTAGPKTVLRAATHGLLLRALQRDGLLPGELEELRSRMQAGQEKDSWAIVRETHQVLDKLFPKFLKGLRDAGWNTEKHQLEVDEWRATWLLALGKKGL; encoded by the exons ATGGCCGACGACGTGGCCCTGGGCGCCCGGCTCTGCTGGGAGCAGTTCGGCTCCGGGGCCGCCCGTGGCTGCCGCGCCGCCGCCGACGGGAGCCTGCAGTGGGAGCCCGAGGGGCAGCGCTGGTGCGGGGCGTCCCGGGGCTCCGCAGGGAGGCCCGCaggcgggcggcggggcggcggagCGGGGCGTCCCGGGGTCGCGCAGGCGCTGCTCCGCGGGCTCCTGGCCGTGTTCCTGCCGCGGGGCTTCCCCGAGAGCGTGAGCGCCGACTACCTGCGCTACCAGCTGTGGGACTCGGTGCAG GCTTTTGCTTCCAGCCTGTCGGGCTCCCTGGCGACCCACGCCGTCCTGCTGGGCTTGGGGGTCGGCGACGCCCAGGCCTCCGCGTCCGCCGCCACGGCCACCTGGCTCGTGAAAG ATTCGACGGGCATGCTGGGCCGCATCGTCTTTGCTTGGTGGAAGGG GAGCAAACTGGACTGTAATGCCAAGCAGTGGAG GCTGTTTGCTGACATCCTCAACGACGTGGCCATGCTCCTGGAGATTCTGGCTCCCTTGTACCCCGCCTGTTTCACCGTGATTGTCTGCGTCAGCAACCTGGCCAAG TGCCTCGTGAGCGTGGCCGGCGGGGCCACTCGGGCCGCCCTGACCATGCACCAGGCCCGAAGAAACAACATGGCCGACGTGTCAGCCAAAGATGGCAGCCAG gagacattggtgaacCTGGCTGGGCTCCTGGTCAGCCTCCTGATGCTCCCGCTCGTGTCAGAGAACCCCAG CTTCAGCCTGGGCTGCTTCTGTCTCCTCACTGCGCTGCACATCTATGCCAACTACCGCGCAGTGCGCGCCCTGGTCATGGAGACGCTGAACGAGGGCCGCCTCCGCATGGTCCTCACACACTTTCTTCAGCGGGGAGAGGTGCTTGACCCCACATCTGCCAATCAGATGGAGCCACTGTGGACAG GTTTCCtgccgtctctgtctctctccctggggGTCCCTCTACACCGCGTGGTCTCCAG tgcCTTTGAACTACAACAGCTGGTTAGGGGACATCAAGAACCCTACCTCCTTCGCTGGGACCCGGCACAGA ACCAGGTCCAGGTAGTTCTGGGCCAGACGGCAGGCCCCAAGACTGTACTGAGGGCTGCCACCCACGGGCTGCTGCTCCGAGCCCTGCAGAGAGACGGTCTCCTGCCGGGAGAGCTGGAGGAGCTGAGGAGCCGAATGCAGGCAG GTCAAGAGAAAGACAGCTGGGCCATAGTCAGGGAGACACACCAAGTGCTGGACAAGCTGTTCCCAAAGTTCTTGAAAG gactGAGGGATGCCGGCTGGAACACTGAGAAGCACCAGCTAGAAGTGGATGAGTGGCGGGCCACCTGGCTCctggctctggggaagaa
- the RUSF1 gene encoding RUS family member 1 isoform X2: MADDVALGARLCWEQFGSGAARGCRAAADGSLQWEPEGQRWCGASRGSAGRPAGGRRGGGAGRPGVAQALLRGLLAVFLPRGFPESVSADYLRYQLWDSVQAFASSLSGSLATHAVLLGLGVGDAQASASAATATWLVKDSTGMLGRIVFAWWKGLFADILNDVAMLLEILAPLYPACFTVIVCVSNLAKCLVSVAGGATRAALTMHQARRNNMADVSAKDGSQETLVNLAGLLVSLLMLPLVSENPSFSLGCFCLLTALHIYANYRAVRALVMETLNEGRLRMVLTHFLQRGEVLDPTSANQMEPLWTGFLPSLSLSLGVPLHRVVSSAFELQQLVRGHQEPYLLRWDPAQNQVQVVLGQTAGPKTVLRAATHGLLLRALQRDGLLPGELEELRSRMQAGQEKDSWAIVRETHQVLDKLFPKFLKGLRDAGWNTEKHQLEVDEWRATWLLALGKKGL, translated from the exons ATGGCCGACGACGTGGCCCTGGGCGCCCGGCTCTGCTGGGAGCAGTTCGGCTCCGGGGCCGCCCGTGGCTGCCGCGCCGCCGCCGACGGGAGCCTGCAGTGGGAGCCCGAGGGGCAGCGCTGGTGCGGGGCGTCCCGGGGCTCCGCAGGGAGGCCCGCaggcgggcggcggggcggcggagCGGGGCGTCCCGGGGTCGCGCAGGCGCTGCTCCGCGGGCTCCTGGCCGTGTTCCTGCCGCGGGGCTTCCCCGAGAGCGTGAGCGCCGACTACCTGCGCTACCAGCTGTGGGACTCGGTGCAG GCTTTTGCTTCCAGCCTGTCGGGCTCCCTGGCGACCCACGCCGTCCTGCTGGGCTTGGGGGTCGGCGACGCCCAGGCCTCCGCGTCCGCCGCCACGGCCACCTGGCTCGTGAAAG ATTCGACGGGCATGCTGGGCCGCATCGTCTTTGCTTGGTGGAAGGG GCTGTTTGCTGACATCCTCAACGACGTGGCCATGCTCCTGGAGATTCTGGCTCCCTTGTACCCCGCCTGTTTCACCGTGATTGTCTGCGTCAGCAACCTGGCCAAG TGCCTCGTGAGCGTGGCCGGCGGGGCCACTCGGGCCGCCCTGACCATGCACCAGGCCCGAAGAAACAACATGGCCGACGTGTCAGCCAAAGATGGCAGCCAG gagacattggtgaacCTGGCTGGGCTCCTGGTCAGCCTCCTGATGCTCCCGCTCGTGTCAGAGAACCCCAG CTTCAGCCTGGGCTGCTTCTGTCTCCTCACTGCGCTGCACATCTATGCCAACTACCGCGCAGTGCGCGCCCTGGTCATGGAGACGCTGAACGAGGGCCGCCTCCGCATGGTCCTCACACACTTTCTTCAGCGGGGAGAGGTGCTTGACCCCACATCTGCCAATCAGATGGAGCCACTGTGGACAG GTTTCCtgccgtctctgtctctctccctggggGTCCCTCTACACCGCGTGGTCTCCAG tgcCTTTGAACTACAACAGCTGGTTAGGGGACATCAAGAACCCTACCTCCTTCGCTGGGACCCGGCACAGA ACCAGGTCCAGGTAGTTCTGGGCCAGACGGCAGGCCCCAAGACTGTACTGAGGGCTGCCACCCACGGGCTGCTGCTCCGAGCCCTGCAGAGAGACGGTCTCCTGCCGGGAGAGCTGGAGGAGCTGAGGAGCCGAATGCAGGCAG GTCAAGAGAAAGACAGCTGGGCCATAGTCAGGGAGACACACCAAGTGCTGGACAAGCTGTTCCCAAAGTTCTTGAAAG gactGAGGGATGCCGGCTGGAACACTGAGAAGCACCAGCTAGAAGTGGATGAGTGGCGGGCCACCTGGCTCctggctctggggaagaa
- the AHSP gene encoding alpha-hemoglobin-stabilizing protein, translated as MAHLQTNKDLIAKGIKEFTALLDQQVFSHPFVSEEDMVVIVKDWMDLYTNYYTNQLTGECQEKDMALQELREGMLALSEPFLDKYREHIKSS; from the exons ATGGCTCATCTTCAGACCAACAAGGACCTCATTGCCAAAGGAATCAAGGAGTTTACTGCTCTGCTGGACCAGCAG GTCTTCTCACATCCTTTCGTCAGTGAGGAAGACATGGTGGTCATAGTGAAGGACTGGATGGACTTGTATACCAACTATTACACAAACCAACTGACGGGGGAGTGTCAAGAGAAGGACATGGCTCTTCAGGAACTGCGGGAAGGGATGTTAGCTCTGTCAGAACCTTTCCTCGACAAATACAGGGAACACATCAAGTCCTCGTGA